The region ACTACCTGGTCCTGAACTGAAGCGTCTGGAAAAAATTGCTCGTGATAACGACGTTTATCTGGCCATTGGGGTAACGGAACGGGATGCCTTAAATGGAAGTCTCTACTGTACACTCGTCTATATATCCCCAACGGAAGGCTATCTGGGAAAGCACCAGAAAATCAAGCCGACGGGCGTTGAGCGGCTCGTCTGGGCTGAAGGAACCGGTGAACAGTCGATGGGCGTATTCGATACGAAAGTCGGACGCATGGGTGGGTTGATTTGCTGGGAGAATTACATGCCGTTGGCCAGGATGCGTATTTACCAGCAAGCGCCACAACTCTACCTGGCTCCCACGGCCGATGCACGCTCCACCTGGCCTGCTACGCTACAGCATATCGCCTGCGAGGGTCGCTGTTTTGTGTTGGGCTGCAATCAGTTTTTCACACGCACTGATTATCCGGAAGAGTACCAGAAGTTTTTGACGGAGGAAGATGATACGTTAAGCCGGGGTGGGAGTGCTATTGTTTCGCCACAAGGGGAGTTTATTGCCGGGCCACTCTGGGACGAAGAAGGTATTTTAATGGCCGATCTTGAGCTGGATGACGTGCTGAAAAGTAAGCTCGATTTCGATGTGATCGGGCATTACACTCGGCCTGACTTATTGCCTTTCTCACCCAAAACCAGCTAAGCGGTCAGTTGGCCTAACGAACCGCTACCGACTATTGCTTTACCAGCTTTACTGTCCGTTTCTTGTCGCCCGCAACCAGGGTCATGAAGTACATACCTGCCGATAAATTCAGGTAGGGCAATGTAAAGGCGGCCAGCCCGGCCGAGGTATACCGGTTCTGCCAGATCACTCGTCCGGCAGCATTTGTCAGCGTAGCGTCGAGTGGGACGTTAGCTTCGATTTCGCCCCATCGAACGCCCAGCGGTTGCACATCGCTGAACGGATTGGGAAAAACTAGCAGCTGCCCATAGGCGTCGGCGAGTGCGGATGCCCGCTCAAAATTTGGGATGCCGTACCCCAACTGGGCGTCGGGATTCCCGAACTGACTCCCCGACTGGCGAAGTGCATCGGTTACCTGAGCGGCCGTAAGCTGGGGATGGGCTTGCCAGAAACCGGCTGCCAGACCGGCAACGAGCGGAGTGGCAAACGAGGTACCGTTTCCCGAAACGATCTGTCCGCCCGGACTACCCACGATGGTTCCCTGTCCACGAGCTGCCAGATCCGGTTTAATTCGCCCATCGGCCGACGGACCAAACGAACTGAACGATGCCCGTACACCAGCTTGGGTAACGGCCCCAATAGCCAGGACAGATGCCGCGTCGGAAGGAGCCGACAGGTAACGCCAGGCGTTGCTTCCTTCGTTGCCAGCGGCCACAACCACAATCATACCTGTTTCGGCAGCAATTTGAGCCCCACGGGTCGAAAGGGCTGTTTTGCCGTCCATATTCTGGTAAGTGTAGCTGGTCGACGGATCATCGAACTCGGTGTACCCCAATGATGAACTGATCACATCCACCCCGACACTATCGGCGTATTCGGCTCCCAACACCCAGTTAGCTTCTTCGATTTGCTTTTCGCTGGCTGCATCTTCGGTACGAATCAACACAAACGAGGCTTTATAGGCGGTGCCATACAACTGGCGGTCGGCGGTGGCGGCAATGGCCGACAAACAGGAAAGACCATGCGAATCATCCTCGTACACACTCGTCTCCTTTTTGATAAAGTCGTAGGTTGCCAGAATGCGTTTTTCATCGAAGAGCGGTTTCAGAAAGCTCACTTTATCGCCATTCAGGAAGCCCGCGTCCAGCACACCAATCAGCATCCCCTCACCATGATACCCCTGCTGGTGCATGATGTCAGCTCCTAACTGGGTTATCTGCGTTTGTGAATTGCCATACTCCAGTGGCGCGTCTGCCAGCGTGTTAATAGTAGTAACTTTTTTCGGAGCAGACACCTGATTCGCTGCACTGACTCGTGCATTGGCCAGCGACCGGCCAAATTCAAGTCCTTTTACAATAGGGAGACTCTGAACGCTGGCTATCGTAGCGTCGGTGGCCTCAACCAGGGCCGCGTTGAGCCAGCGGGAGGTAAACCAGACTTTGGCCCCCGCCTGCTGAAGTTGCGACACATAAGCCGGATTAACGGGCAGGTCTCGTTCCAGAATACCGATGTTCTGCTTTTGCCGACGCAGAATAGACCGTTGTGATAGAAATTGCTCCGGACGGCTTATACTGTAGGGCGAGTTCGCTTTGTCGCGCAGGAGAACCAAAAATTTACGGGTCGATTGCCCAAAACCCGTTAACTGGCAGAACAAGAGTACGCCGACAAGATAACTTATCTTATTCCTTCCCATATGTTTGAATGCGATAGATTTGCCGAATGCCATACTCAATCTGGTTTTTTCCTAAACAAGCCGGGGTGTCCGTGCAGAATTGGAGATACGTACGTTCTTTATAGATCATCCCGATTTGATGGGCGTAGATGTCAACGCGTTTGGTCTGCCCGATCAGGGTTGAATCATTCGACGCAATGACCGTGACGGTTTCTCCAAACTCTTTACCCGATACGCTGAAAGGCTGCCCGACGTTGCGTGCCTCGTACTCCTCCGATTGCCATAAATTATACCGGTTGCCATTCCAGCGTAGCCCATTGCTGACCGGATACAGAAGACTAACAAAATCCCGGCCATTTTCGGTACGAATCACTTCGTTATTGACCAACCGGACCGACCAGATTGAGTCTGGCTGCCAGGACAGACTGTTGCTGGTTTGCCGATAGCGCAGGAGACGATACGCCCTGTGGCCGCTAACATCGGTGTAGGCCGGGCCAACCGTCTCTTTAAGTCGATACGAGTGCTGAAGAGGCAGGGTATTTCGTGCATACTGAGTTTCCTGCACGTCGTAGATACGATAACGACCGGCCTCCAGCGGCATGAAGTCGTATTCGGGTATACCAGGCGCATCCGTTCCACGTCGGCATCCGCCGGTGGCAATCAACAGGACCAACAGAAGGATATATAACCGGCTGGACATACGGGAACAAAGGATACACCAAGGTAGTGATGTATCCTTTTCTATCAAACCGTTGTCTTAATAGACCTCTATGCCAAAGAGGATAATGTTAGAAAATTCGTTTCCAGGCCAGGCGGACAATCAGCAGTAACGCGACGAAACCCACCAGTATGTACGTGAACGGAACGTAGGTTATGGCGTAAATGCGAGTACGGTCAATGAGCCAGAGAAGCCCCATAACCGCCGTAATCATCGTCAGGAAGTTGGATAACTTTCCGAAAGCCGGTATGTAGTTGAAAGGCATTTTCCGTTTAATGAGCATCAGGGTAGATACCATCGTTAGCACGGGCAGCACCTGTAACGCCAGGTTCATATCCCAGATACTCTGGCGCTCGAACAGAAAGAGATAAATATTCAGGGTGAAGGCAAACATGCCCGGAATACAGGCGATGTAGGCCAGTACGGCGTAAACATACCGCCATTTCCAGATTTCTTCTGCGGTATCACCCGACCACAGATTAACTAAAAAGGCTCCTGTTGGAATGGCCATCAGGAGCAAAAAAAGGAGTATCGGCTGGCCGGATAAGGTCTCGAATACATCTCGAAGCGTCATGGCGATAGGGAGTCTAAGCAGTAAATAGTAAGGTGTACGTAATCAAGTGATCGTGCTTACATACCTCAAAGTTAGGCATTATAGGCGCTAATCTGACTTGTTAACGTACACCTTACTATTATCTTACCGAACTACCCGGACGCTTGACCTTATTTTATGGTCAGTAAATAGCCGATAGTGAAGTTGGCATCCCAGTCGAAAACGAACTGATTACAGCCAGTTGCTTCGGCAATGGATCGATAAATATTGAGTCCCGCTTTAGACTTGGCGTTCTCCAGTTTGTAAGCTGAAGGAGCATCCAGAACCGTATAACGCTCTTTATCTTTCCGAACAGCCTTGGCCAGTTCAAAAGGTACTCCGCCAATAATGAAGCAGGTTTTGCGGTGATCAGTCGGTACTTGCTTGGCTTTGGCTTTTACTTCTGTAGTAACGGTTTCGTCGCTGGTGTTATTCTGGAAGTATTTCGCCCCGTATGTTTCTAAGGCTTTGGTAGAACCTCCTTCTTTCCAGGATATTTTGGTATTCCCCGAACCTATATCAACCACAAATGAATTGTCGTAAAATTCGGTGGGGAGTACGGCCCTAAGCCCAAGAGAACCTTCCTGCTCCGGGGTAACGATGTTCACCACGTAGTTCAACGACTTTAGAACTTTAATGATTTTTGGGGTTCCCTCAGCTTTCACGGCTCCCGAACTAACCACAAACTGAATGTCACGACCACCCACACCGAAATCCAGCATTTTGCCGATATAGCTTTTCAGACCCGTCCGGATGTCCTCATCGGTAGCCATGTTTTCCAAAACGAGGCTGTTATTGAACTCGGCTTTTTCGAGTTTCCAGCGCTTCTGATCGTCGATCCGGACAATGAAGGAGTTGAACCCACTGGCCCCTAACTCAACGACGCCTTTAAGCTTCCCGTTTTGCGGTTCGGGAGCCGTGTAGGAAAACGACTGGCGGGGCTGGTCGGTGGCCTCACTCTCCGACGAGCCTGAAGAAGAGGCACTCGACTCTTCGACTGCGGCCTCGGCTGTTTTGTCGTCGGCACGGGGCATCGTTTCCGATTCAGTATATTCTTTGTCTTTGGGCGCAAGTTTGCGCAGGGCATCATTACCGCCAAAGTAGCGGAATGCGAAGAAGACACCAGCCAGAATCAGGGCCGTAATGAGCAGCCGACCGGCTACGGTTAAGCGTTGCATAGGAAATTAATTTTGAATGAGTGATTGAGCGAATGATTGAATTAAAGCGAATGAGTGGCTATTCGCTCAATCACTCATTCGCTCATTGAAAATGTACGGTTAGTCAAGCAGGTTTTTGTAACCGGCGTCCTTCTGCGGAGCGGGACCGAGGTTGATGGGCTGGGCCGGAGCATCCAGCTGTACCATTTTGAACTCGCCCTTGTTATAGGCTTCTAATAAAGCCTCGCCTTTGTCGGACAGAATACCGTTCTGAATATCGACACCGTTGATGAAGTCCATCGAAAGGTCCATCGCGCGTTTCATTTCGCCGAGTTTCATGCTCATGTCGTCCTGAATGTATTCCATCGACTGATCGAAGTAAAACTTCTTGTCGGGATCGCCTTTAAAGATGCTGACCGCCGTTTTCAGCGCGTTCGAACTGTCTTTAACAATCTGGTATTCGGTTTCCTTAAGCCGGACTTTAATTTCGGTTTCCTTAATAATGTAGTCGGCACTTTGGTTGACCTTCTCCATAAAGGCCAGCACATTTTTCATGTTGCGCTGAAGGGGCAGCAGTTTTTCGTTCATTTCCTGCAAACCGGCTCCTTCAATCGTTGCCAGTTGAGCCGTTTCGCGCATACCGGGTTTGTCGCTCAGGGAGTTGGCTTTGTTGGCTTCGGCGAACTTCTGCTTGATCGCTTCGTTGTTCTCATTGATCTTTTTGTTCAGTTTCACCAGCTGCCCGGCCAGGATATTGATCTGCCCCTGCATTTTCTCCCGCTTGTCTTTCAAATCCTGAATGTAGATTTTCATGATCGCGATGGGGTTTAGCTGGATAACCGTACCCGTAAGACTCCGCATCAGCGATTTGAACAGGAAAAACACTGCCGTCCGCACATCTTTGCTCGTGAACAGGAAAATCAGAACCCCGAGAGCACCCAGCAGGAGGGAGAGTTCGAGGATGTTTGACGTTACACGAATCAGGAATTCAATGATTCGGTTGAAGTAGACCAGGCCGAGTCCGGCCATACCGGCCAGCACAATCATGCCCAGAACACCTTCGGGGCGGCTCCAGAACGAACGCTTTTCTGCGTCTGCACTGCCGCCAAGTTGAGAAAAATCAGGAGTTGCCATCTAAGGATTTACGATTTTTGAGATAGAGTTCAGGCTTGCAAAATGGGTGAAGACGTGGTCGTTATTGACGTTAATAATGTACCGCGCAACGTCACCTGTATTTCGCAAATCATTTCAGATACTGTGCCATTTTGGCGATATCGTCTTTAATCTGGTTTATAAAGTGCGCGAAGGTCGACTCATAATTTTGCCGGTTTTGCGTGATTTTGGCACTTTGTTCCGAGATTTCGCCCGTGATTGCCGTCAGGCGGTTTGTGTTGGCGTCGATCTGTTTCTGAATCTCAACCAACTGTTTTTCCAGCGCATTGTTTTCTGTTTGCAGCCGTTTCTCTTCGTTTTGCAACCCGCCTACGCGTTCGGCCAACGCCGTTTCAACACTCTTGCTGAACCCCTCGCGGTCTTTGTTCAGGGCCGAAATGTAGCCATTCGCCGTGTTATTCAGTACGCTTGGGTCGCTGCTTCCCCCGAGTGCCTTAAAACTCGCCCAGGCTGCCTGAAACTGTTTGTCTTCAGACAAGCCGAGGTTGCTCAGGCTCCGCAGAGTTTCCCGAAACTCAAAATAATCCGGACCCGGCGGGTTATTCTGCGCGAGTACATTGGCAAAGTGCTCGGCAAACTTCGAGTCTACCGCACCGGTCGCACCGGCGGGGGTACTATCCGCTGAAGGTGCCGAGGGTATTGCGGGCGAACCCATAACGGGGGGCGAAGGCCGCGGAGAAGCTGGCGCCGGTGCCGGTGATGTATCCGTAGCAATAGCGGGCTCTTCTTCTTTGACGAAGAAACTCAGAATTTTGCGACCAAGTGATTTATCAGGTTCTGCCATAGGGGTCTATTGTTTCGGGGTCACCCGGTAGCGGGATGCCCGTTCGTTGAAAGACTGAACAATGTTACGAGGTTCCAGCCATTCCTACAATATCACATTTGGCCGAACGGTTGCCGGACTTGACAAAATGCTACAGGGCATGACGGCTTATTCTCCGTATCGGTCGGCAGGGAATCATGCCGTTCATTTCATCCTGTCCGTTCCTTAAGCAGGACCGAAACCCCTGGTATCCGCCATTGCTTACTCCCCGAGCCACGTCTCCATCCGTTCTCTGAACGTGGCTACTTTGGGTTCCGAAACGAGGTGGATGTACATATTGTATGGGTTGTGGCGGTAATAATCCTGGTGATACGTTTCGGCAGGGTAGAAGGCCACAAAAGGTACGACCTGCGTAACAACCCGGCCCTGGTGGTGCCCAGACGCGTTTTCTCGCTGAATGGCCGCATTGATACGGGCCTTTTCCTGGGGTGTGCGATAGAAAACAGCCGACCGATAATGCTTGCCTATATCAGGCCCCTGCCGATTGAGTTGGGTAGCGTCGTGACCAGCAAAAAAAGCATCCAGCAAAACGTCGTACGAAATAACGGCAGGGTTATAGTAAACCTGAACGGCTTCGGCATGACCGGTCTGGTCGGTGCCTACCTGCTCGTAGGTCGGGAAGGCAAGGTCACCACCGGCATAGCCCGAAATAACGGCCCGAACCCCTTTTAATACCCGCATTTCCTCCTGAACGGCCCAAAAACAACCACCGGCAAAGGTGGCTACGGATTCACCTGGTTGCAGGGTCGGCAGCTTCGCCGGGCTGACGTCGATAGCGGTGCTGGCTTTCGACGCATCCGTTCGCTGCCGACAGCCGGTAAAAGAAAGTGTACCGACAATTAGCCATCCGACCAGTAGCAGAAACGTTTTTTGAGTCATAGTAGTTAGCGTGTGTTTATCTTTGTATTTATTGACCCGTATCCATCACTGACAAATCCTTACGCCTTATGTCGCTTACGACCTTAGGTCTCGAACTCCCCACCGACCCGCGCTGGGTTGATATTGCTGGCATGAATATCGGCGAAATTCTGATCGACCACGCCTGGTGTGAGCAGAAAGCTGCATCATCGTGCATTTCCCTCATTGTTATGTATACCGATAAAGTCGAGCTGGTGGAGGTGCTGACGCCCATCGTTGCCGAGGAGTGGGGCCATTTTCAGCGGGTATTGAAAGAGCTGCGCAAACGGAATATCCGACTGGGAAGGCAGCGTAAGGACGAATATGTGAATGAACTGCGGTCGCGTCTGCGCCGATCCATTGGCGACCAGCATGAGCAGATGATGGATAACCTGCTCATCAACGCCCTGATCGAAGCCCGAAGCTGCGAGCGCTTTAAGCTCCTCTCGGAACATATTGCCGACGAAAGCCTACGGAAGTTTTACCGTGAACTGATGATTTCTGAAGCCGGACATTACCGAACATTCATCGAACTCGCCGAAACCTACCTGCCAGCCAGCCGCGTTCGCGAACGCTGGAAAGAGTTTCTGGCCGTAGAGGCCGATATAATGGCTACTATGGACGTTCGCGCTGACCGAATGCATTGATTGTCAATTCTGGCGAAACAGATTGACGAATTTATCAATCTGTTTCGCCAGAATTGACTGGCGAGTGGGTTATCTTTACTGTTCGGCTGAAAACGAATTCGACTCACCGACCACTAATGACTTTTCTTCAACAAACGGCCCAACGCATTTTTGACACCCATGGTCCCAGCTTAAACGATGTTTGGGTAATCTTGCCCACCCGCCGGGCTGTGTCTACCTTCCTGGATGAGCTGGCCGCCCTTTCTGACAGGCCCTTTCTGGCCCCCCACGCACTTGCGGTCGATGATTTTATCACCCAGGCAGCGGGCGTTCAACTGATTGATTCGGTTAGTTTACTTTTCGAGTTATACGACGTTTTTAAAGAAATTGACCCGCTGGTCGAGTTTGAGCAGTTTATCGGCTGGGCATCCATACTGCTCTCCGATTTCGACCGTATTGATCAATACCTCGTCAATCCCCACGAGTTATTCAGCTACCTGACAGCCGCCAAAGCACTCGAACGCTGGCAGGTCGACATGCCTTCGTCCGCCAAACCGATTGTCGAGACGCCCGGCACGACCCGATACTTCAAACTGTTCGAGAATATACATACAGCCTACCACGCCCTTCACCAGCGCCTGAACGAGCAGCGACTGGCCTATCGGGGAATGGCCTACCGGCTACTGGCGCAGCAGGTTGAACCCTTGATTCGGGATAATCTGGCCTATGAGCGGGTGTATTTTGTGGGATTCAATGCCCTGAGTAAAGCAGAAGAGCACATTATCCGGGTGCTGGTCGATGCCAAAAAAGCTGAACTGATCTGGGATGCCGACCTGTATTACATGAATGACCGGCGGCAGGAAGCCGGCGAATTTCTGCGACGATATAAGGACAATGGCTGGCTTTTTTCGAGACAAAACCATGCCGATCTGGCGCAACTGTCTAATAACCTGCTAGGTTCTGAAAAAAATATCCGCGTCGTTGGCGTACCCAATGCCAGCATGCAAACCAAGGTAGCGGGTAAGATTTACAGCGAATGGCAACGGGCCGATAGTGCAGTGCCACGCGATGCTGCAACGCCCTCGCCAAAGACCGCTATCGTACTGGCTGACGAAACACTTCTGGTGCCCGTGTTATACGCGCTGGATGAAAACGTGACCGACCTGAACGTTACTATGGGTTTGTCGTTGCGTTCGTCGCTGTTGTTTACCCTGGTCGACACGTTGTTTGAGATGCAGCGGACGGTCCATGAGTTCCGTACCAAAGACGGGCGCGACCTCAAGATCCCCAAGTTTCACCATCGCCACGTCGTAAAACTCCTTAACCACCCCTTCCTGAAGCAGTACGAGCGTATACGGGGGCTGATGTGGCCGGGCGATGTACTGTCGACAGGGGAAATTTTACCGCCCGAACCGCTCTTCCAGTGGATCGCCAAGGAGATTGTGAAAAATCAGCGGGTATACCTGACCGAGCGGGACATGCTGGAACTGGGGCAGGATGACCCACTCGTGCGGGTGCTGTTCAGGCGTTGGCCCAATGAAGAGCCCATGAAGGCCATTCGTACGTTTTATGACCTGATCGAGTTACTGCGCGACGTGTATCGTACCAGTCAGGATGCCATCGAGATCGAGTACCTATACCTTTTCTTTACCCTGCTCAAACAGCTGGAAGCAACGCTGGACAGGCAGGGCGAAGGAGCACAAGGGGCCGGGCGCGGAGTACCGGTGCCCAAGGCGCGAAATAGAGGGCAGGGGGGAACCGCCATCCTGGATACGGGCGCCCCGGTTCCCATGCTACACGTCCACGAACCGTCGGCCGCCGTTACCGTGCGCAGCCTGAAACAGTTTTTGTACGAACTGATTCGGCAAACGAGTATTCCCTTTACCAGCGAAGGGAAGAGCCAGTTGCAGATCATGGGTATGCTCGAAACACGGGCTCTGGATTTTGACCGGGTTATTATTCTGTCAGTGAACGAAGGGATTCTGCCGCAGTCCAGAAAGTTAAACTCGCTTATTCCGTTCGATATAGCCGCCGATGAAAACATAAAGCTGCCTACTTATAGCGAACAGGAGGCCGTGATGGCGTACCACTTTTACCGGTTGCTGCAACGGGCCAGCGAAGTGGTGCTCTTGTACACAACCTCGACAGATGCGTACGGGAATAGCAAAGGTGAGCCAAGCCGCTTTATCCGCCAGCTGGAACACGAGCTGGTGCCCCGCTCTAACGGACTCGTTCGGATAAGCTACCCAACGGTTCGTTTCGGTCGGACAAGCGAGAAAAAGGAAACCAGTCTGACCGAGCTGAGTGTGCCCAAAACGGAATCGGTGCGGGACGGTCTGATCAATCTGCTCATAACGAAAGGGTTGTATCCATCTTACCTGAATCAGTTCGTGAGCTGTTCCATGCGGTTTTACTTCAGCCGGATTGTAAATATTAGTGAGGAAGAAGACATCGAAGAGAAAATGGGAGCGGCTGAGTTCGGAAGCTGGCTGCACAAAGTGATGGAGCGGCTAGACCTTGAGTACCGCCTGAAGGCGCTGCCCATCGACGAGTCGATCATTAAAATGCTGCTCGAAGAAGAGTTTGCCAGTACCAACAAAGGCCGGGTTATCGAGTCGGGCATGAACCTGCTGCTCTACGACCTGGCACAGAAACTCATGCTCGACTTTCAGCGTCAGCAGAATGCGCTTCCTGGTTTGACCGTTATCGGAACGGAGCAAACCCTCGAAACGTATTTGACTGTATCCATTGAAGGGCGTGGGGCCGTTCGGGTGCGGATAGCGGGTAAAGTAGACCGTATCGAACGTCTGGGTGATCAAATTCGAATTGTCGATTATAAAACGGGCAAAGTCGACCTGTCCGAAAAAACGCCCAAAGACCTGAGTGATCGATTACTGAACGATGGGGGCGACGATGCGGGTAAGATGCGGCAGTTGTGGCTGTACCGGTATCTGGCCCTTAAAAACATTAGCGAGTATGGTGGTTTGCCCCGCGACCGGGCTAAACGGGATATTTTTAATGCGGAGGGTATGCCTGTCGAAGCTGGCTTTTATTCGTTCCGGGATGTGAATGGGGGCTTTAAAACAAACCCTGTTCGCTTCGGAGACAATGATAGCCCTGGTCAGTACATCGAAGATTCGGAGGATTTACTTCGCCAATTGATACAACAACTGCTCGACCCTGAACAACCGTTCAGGAAAACGGACCAGATTGAGACCTGCCAGTTTTGTGATTATAAGGGTATTTGCGGGCGATAAGCAACTTAGCAATGAGGATGGCCTTACGATTGAAAAAAACCATAAACGGTAACTAGTACAGCAATGGCTCACTTCCCGTCTGTCCAGTGGGTACAGGTAATGTGCATCAATTTTGAATTGGTATCGTGATGGTAAAGGTCGTTCCTACGCCTACTTCACTGTTGACCTCAATGTGCCCCTGTTGTAAATGCATATACTCCCGGCAAATAGCCAGACCCAGACCCGTTCCGTTGATTTGCCGGGCATTGCTGGCCCGAAAGAATTTACTGAACAGATTCGGTAATTCATGGGCCGGTACGCCAATACCCTTATCGCTCACGCTTATAAACACTGAACCCGGGGTATATCGGACTGTCAACAAAGGATCGGCTGAAGAAAACTTAAATGCATTCGCTAACAGGTTGATCAGTACATGACTCATCAGTTTAGTGTCTACCCAAACCGCCATGGGCTCTCCAATCATAGCTTGCTGTACACTTCGTCCGTCGGCCTGATTGCTGAAGGTCGATACGATCACGTCTTGTATAAATGTCTTCAGATCAGTCTTCTGTAAATTTACCTGTACTTTACCTTCCTCCAGCTTACTGAGTGTTAAGGTATCCATGATAAGTTCCTCCAGGAACGTAATCTGTTGGGAAATCTGACCCGTATATTTCTGGATTATATTGTTGAAAGGAAATTCATTGTTCTTACTGATGTAATACTGAATCAGGTCGATACTGGATTGGATGGACGTTAATGGAGTTCGGAACTGATGGGAAGCAATGGAAATGAACTGAGACTTCAGCGTGTTTAGAGACCGCTCTTTTTCCAGCGACTCCGATAGGAGTCGTTTGTTCTCAACAACGTTCGTAATGTCGGTGCCAACGCCGATTCGGCCGGACTGTTTACCGTATCCCCTCTCCATGGTAAACAAACGCACATGAAAGTAGCGAAGGCTACCATCTTGGTGGCGAGCCCTGAATTGAAAGTCCGTTCCGGGTTCGGGCTGCCGAAAAGCCTGTAT is a window of Spirosoma linguale DSM 74 DNA encoding:
- a CDS encoding hypothetical protein (KEGG: dvm:DvMF_0765 hypothetical protein), producing MTFLQQTAQRIFDTHGPSLNDVWVILPTRRAVSTFLDELAALSDRPFLAPHALAVDDFITQAAGVQLIDSVSLLFELYDVFKEIDPLVEFEQFIGWASILLSDFDRIDQYLVNPHELFSYLTAAKALERWQVDMPSSAKPIVETPGTTRYFKLFENIHTAYHALHQRLNEQRLAYRGMAYRLLAQQVEPLIRDNLAYERVYFVGFNALSKAEEHIIRVLVDAKKAELIWDADLYYMNDRRQEAGEFLRRYKDNGWLFSRQNHADLAQLSNNLLGSEKNIRVVGVPNASMQTKVAGKIYSEWQRADSAVPRDAATPSPKTAIVLADETLLVPVLYALDENVTDLNVTMGLSLRSSLLFTLVDTLFEMQRTVHEFRTKDGRDLKIPKFHHRHVVKLLNHPFLKQYERIRGLMWPGDVLSTGEILPPEPLFQWIAKEIVKNQRVYLTERDMLELGQDDPLVRVLFRRWPNEEPMKAIRTFYDLIELLRDVYRTSQDAIEIEYLYLFFTLLKQLEATLDRQGEGAQGAGRGVPVPKARNRGQGGTAILDTGAPVPMLHVHEPSAAVTVRSLKQFLYELIRQTSIPFTSEGKSQLQIMGMLETRALDFDRVIILSVNEGILPQSRKLNSLIPFDIAADENIKLPTYSEQEAVMAYHFYRLLQRASEVVLLYTTSTDAYGNSKGEPSRFIRQLEHELVPRSNGLVRISYPTVRFGRTSEKKETSLTELSVPKTESVRDGLINLLITKGLYPSYLNQFVSCSMRFYFSRIVNISEEEDIEEKMGAAEFGSWLHKVMERLDLEYRLKALPIDESIIKMLLEEEFASTNKGRVIESGMNLLLYDLAQKLMLDFQRQQNALPGLTVIGTEQTLETYLTVSIEGRGAVRVRIAGKVDRIERLGDQIRIVDYKTGKVDLSEKTPKDLSDRLLNDGGDDAGKMRQLWLYRYLALKNISEYGGLPRDRAKRDIFNAEGMPVEAGFYSFRDVNGGFKTNPVRFGDNDSPGQYIEDSEDLLRQLIQQLLDPEQPFRKTDQIETCQFCDYKGICGR